Genomic DNA from Dyadobacter sp. CECT 9275:
GAAGTGACTGATTTGTTGTAAATATTTCTTTATTCATGTTCTCCAGTAATAATGAAATTTGTTAAACCTGTAAATGTCCACCAGAATAAATCTTTAGAGTCATCTGGTTTAATTGGATTTGTTGAATTATAATAAATACCTTTTTGACCTGCTACATATATTCTTTCACCAAATTCAGGATTTTTAATCCAAGCATCTAATGTTTTATTTATAACTATATCGCCATTTGAATTTTCTTGTGCAAATGCAATAATAGTCGTCCTATTATCTTTTGAGAAAAGTGCCGCTTCTATTTCAGCATTAATATGGTCATCACCAAAACTATACCCACACGTAATTAATATATTATCTTCTTTTGAATTTAAACTATTTCTAAAACCATGAAATAAATAAGAAAATGGATCCTTTTGTGTCTCTACATATTTAGTAGCTTGTGGATAAATCATTATATCCGAAGTATTAGATAAATATTTAGTACCGTAGCGTGTTCGCATTAAGCCTTTATTTTTATCTCTTTGCCAATCAATTGAACCATGCAACTTATACAATAAACATTTATTTGGTAAACTATTTAAATCTTGGAATTCAAATTGTGGGTTCCAGTATCCAACTGAACCACCAGAAAAACCATCAACAACTGTAAATTTTTCAAGTGCCAAAGCATCTTCTAATAAAGTATCATAATTTGTTGTGAAAAAAGTTAATTTTGAACGTGACATCAAATTTGATCTATTTGAATATAATGCTTGTACAAACTTCAAATGATGCTCTATTTCAACTATTGGATTATTTGAATTTCCAATTTGTTCTTCATCTTTATTTTTAAAATAACCGTACCTAACTGTATCACCAATAGCTGAAATAATTGATTTATGAAGATTTATCAATTCTTCATTTGTAAATGAGAATTTATTAATATTTGCTGTTTGCGCTTTAGACCTCTCAGCTAAAGCAATTAAATCACCAATATGACTTAAATAGTGCTCAATATGAGAATTTGCTATTAATTCATTTGTTAATAATTCATAAATTTCATTATTCTTCTTGTGAGAAGGATTTGTTAAATCTTCAAGTATAATGTTTTTAACTCTTTCGGTCAAAGGATACATTAATGGAATATTTGAATTATAACTTATACCTGCACCAAATAACCAATTTTGTCTACTAGAATCAAGTTGTTTCTTTATTTCTTCTTTTATTTTCTCAAAGTCATGTTCTTCCATATTTTTATTGTTGAATGTGAAGATTTAATAATTCAGCTAACTGGTCTTTTGTAATTATTAAAAAATTAGTGGTGTCGTATGTGTTCTTTTCTACACGACGAAGAAAACCAAGGTAATTCATTATTCTAATAAAAGTACGTAAAGTATTATCATTGTAAGCTATCCCAATTCCTATTCTACCTAATGATGCAGCGTTTATCATACTACCCATTATATGCTTTTTAGAATTTTGGTTTTCAATTTCAATAGCTAAAAAACATCTAGCATTCTGATTTTTATAAATCAAATCGTCAAAATTTGGAATAGTTATCTCATTGTCAATTTCTCCTCCAATATTTTCTATATGATATTCATACAATTGTTTGAGAAAGGAATTTATATTCTGATCATTTACAAGATTATTATAATTCTGTATTTGATTTAAACCTTGCTCCATACTAAAAGGACCCACAGCAATATCAACACGTGGTGAGTAGTGATTAATATATCCATTAAATGCCGACCATTCATTTTTAACGGGGCAGTTAAAAAGTCTTTCAGTTAATAATGGAAATATAATATTTTGAAATTGTCTAGCTGTCATAATAAATTCATGAAAAATAATTCTTAACTTCT
This window encodes:
- a CDS encoding SIR2 family protein encodes the protein MEEHDFEKIKEEIKKQLDSSRQNWLFGAGISYNSNIPLMYPLTERVKNIILEDLTNPSHKKNNEIYELLTNELIANSHIEHYLSHIGDLIALAERSKAQTANINKFSFTNEELINLHKSIISAIGDTVRYGYFKNKDEEQIGNSNNPIVEIEHHLKFVQALYSNRSNLMSRSKLTFFTTNYDTLLEDALALEKFTVVDGFSGGSVGYWNPQFEFQDLNSLPNKCLLYKLHGSIDWQRDKNKGLMRTRYGTKYLSNTSDIMIYPQATKYVETQKDPFSYLFHGFRNSLNSKEDNILITCGYSFGDDHINAEIEAALFSKDNRTTIIAFAQENSNGDIVINKTLDAWIKNPEFGERIYVAGQKGIYYNSTNPIKPDDSKDLFWWTFTGLTNFIITGEHE